A part of Phalacrocorax aristotelis chromosome 29, bGulAri2.1, whole genome shotgun sequence genomic DNA contains:
- the CHMP2A gene encoding charged multivesicular body protein 2a gives MDLLFGRRKTPEELLRQNQRALARAMRELDRERQKLEAQEKKIIVDIKKMAKQGQMDAVKIMAKDLVRTRRYVKKFITMRANVQAVSLKIQTLKSNNSMAQAMKGVTKAMATMNRQLKLPQIQKIMMEFEKQAEIMDMKEELMNDAIDDAMGDEDDEEESDAVVSQVLDELGLNLTDELATLPPPGGSLAVGEGRAPEAAAALADADADLEERLKNLRRD, from the exons ATGGACCTGCTGTTTGGGCGCCGGAAGACGCCGGAGGAGCTGCTGCGGCAGAACCAGCGGGCGCTGGCCCGCGCCATGCGGGAGCTCGACCGCGAGCGCCAGAAGCTGGAGGCGCAGGAGAAGAAGATCATCGTCGACATCAAGAAAATGGCCAAGCAGGGCCAGATG GACGCGGTGAAGATTATGGCGAAGGACCTGGTGCGGACGCGGCGCTACGTGAAGAAGTTCATCACCATGAGGGCCAACGTCCAGGCCGTGTCCCTCAAGATCCAGACCCTCAAGTCCAACAACTCCATGGCCCAGGCCATGAAGGGCGTCACGAAGGCCATGGCCACCATGAACCGGCAG ctGAAGCTGCCGCAGATCCAGAAGATCATGATGGAGTTCGAGAAGCAGGCGGAGATCATGGACATGAAAGAGGAGCTGATGAACGATGCCATCGATGATGCCATGGGGGACGAGGACGATGaggaggagag CGACGCGGTCGTGTCACAAGTGCTGGATGAGCTGGGATTGAACCTCACCGACGAGCTGGCCa ccctgcccccgCCGGGGGGGTCGCTGGCAGTGGGGGAGGGGCGGGCGCCCGAGGCCGCGGCCGCTCTGGCCGACGCCGACGCCGACCTGGAGGAGCGGCTCAAGAACCTGCGCCGGGACTGA
- the UBE2M gene encoding NEDD8-conjugating enzyme Ubc12: MIKLFSLKQQKKEEESAGGTKGTSKKASAAQLRIQKDINELNLPKTCEIDFSDQDDLLHFRLLICPDEGFYKGGKFVFSFKVGQGYPHDPPKVKCETMVYHPNIDLEGNVCLNILREDWKPVLTINSIIYGLQYLFLVSTAGVHLLAGWGPLVALGHVWGALGGLQTPRGGTWWPWDMF, translated from the exons ATGATCAAGCTCTTCTCGCTAAAGCagcagaagaaggaggaggaatcGGCGGGCGGTACCAAGGGCACCAGCAAAAAGGCCTCGGCCGCCCAGCTCCGCATCCAGAAAG acATCAACGAGCTGAACCTGCCCAAAACGTGCGAGATCGACTTCTCCGACCAGGACGACCTGCTGCACTTCCGCCTCCTCATCTGCCCCGACGAG GGCTTCTACAAGGGAGGGAAATTCGTCTTCAGTTTTAAG GTCGGCCAGGGCTACCCCCACGACCCGCCGAAGGTGAAGTGTGAGACGATGGTTTATCACCCCAACATCGACCTGGAGGGCAACGTCTGCCTCAACATCCTCAG aGAGGACTGGAAGCCTGTCCTGACGATAAACTCCATCATCTACGGCCTGCAGTACCTCTTCCTGGTGAGTACCGCTGGGGTGCACCTGCTTGCGGGTTGGGGGCCCTTGGTGGCCTTGGGACACGTctggggggcactgggtggCCTTCAGACACCTCGAGGTGGCACCTGGTGGCCCTGGGACATGTTCTAG